A stretch of Thermotoga sp. SG1 DNA encodes these proteins:
- a CDS encoding ATP-binding protein → MGYRIEVNYDWCKACKLCSWVCPTKAITSDELGRPMIREEKCIGCLRCEKICPEMAIEVLGSEERCRR, encoded by the coding sequence ATGGGATACAGAATCGAGGTAAACTACGATTGGTGTAAAGCCTGCAAACTGTGCTCCTGGGTTTGTCCCACAAAGGCTATCACAAGTGATGAACTTGGAAGACCCATGATACGCGAAGAAAAATGCATCGGGTGTCTGAGATGCGAGAAAATTTGTCCTGAGATGGCAATAGAGGTACTGGGAAGTGAAGAAAGATGCCGGAGATGA
- a CDS encoding sodium ion-translocating decarboxylase subunit beta, translating to MSVLSTLENFFNQTAFPHLTVGNVIMFAIAISLLYVAIVKHSEPLLLIPIAFGIILANIPPEASGILNEGGFLYYIKKGLDLGIYPPLIFLGIGALTDFSFMLSYPITIFLGAAAQMGIFFTLFVAKMLGFSLKQAASIAIIGGADGPTAIYITNTLSPELIAPIAISAYSYIALIPILQPVVSKVLTSREERKIRMKPPRKVSRFERLSFPLIITIATALLIPKSLPLVGSLMFGNLLREAGVVKRLVEAASRYILDTVTILLMLSVGASARADVFLQPQSLKIFFLGATAFIVSMSSGILFAKLMNLFLKDKINPLIGAAGVSAVPDSARVAQRLAQEEDPSNHILMHAMGPNVAGVIGSATVAGVFLMFLS from the coding sequence TTGTCCGTCTTATCAACACTGGAAAACTTCTTCAATCAAACGGCCTTTCCTCATCTCACAGTTGGAAACGTCATCATGTTTGCAATAGCGATCTCCCTGCTCTATGTGGCGATAGTGAAACACTCAGAACCCCTTCTGTTGATACCAATTGCCTTTGGCATCATCCTCGCAAACATTCCACCTGAAGCCTCCGGAATCCTGAACGAAGGAGGATTTCTTTATTACATAAAGAAAGGTCTCGATCTGGGAATCTATCCCCCACTCATCTTCCTTGGAATCGGTGCTCTCACGGATTTCTCTTTCATGCTCTCTTATCCGATTACCATTTTCCTCGGCGCCGCAGCCCAGATGGGGATATTCTTCACACTCTTTGTTGCAAAGATGCTTGGGTTTTCCTTGAAACAGGCAGCATCGATCGCCATCATCGGTGGAGCAGATGGTCCCACCGCCATCTACATCACCAACACACTGTCTCCCGAACTCATCGCTCCCATTGCTATCTCTGCGTACTCTTACATCGCCCTCATACCGATATTACAGCCTGTTGTTTCAAAAGTGTTGACCAGTAGGGAAGAAAGGAAAATACGGATGAAACCTCCCAGAAAGGTGAGCAGGTTCGAAAGACTCTCGTTTCCTCTCATCATAACCATCGCCACTGCTCTTCTGATACCAAAGTCGTTGCCACTCGTTGGTTCACTCATGTTTGGAAACCTCCTCAGGGAGGCAGGGGTGGTAAAGAGACTGGTGGAAGCAGCAAGCAGGTACATTCTCGACACGGTGACCATACTTCTCATGCTCTCCGTTGGGGCATCTGCCAGGGCGGACGTGTTCTTACAACCCCAAAGCCTGAAAATATTCTTCCTGGGCGCCACCGCTTTCATCGTGTCTATGAGTTCTGGTATTCTGTTTGCAAAACTCATGAACCTCTTTTTGAAAGACAAGATAAACCCTCTCATAGGTGCTGCCGGCGTTTCCGCCGTTCCAGATTCCGCCAGAGTCGCTCAGAGGCTTGCCCAGGAAGAAGATCCGAGCAATCACATACTCATGCATGCGATGGGGCCGAATGTGGCGGGCGTGATTGGATCTGCAACGGTAGCCGGTGTGTTTTTGATGTTCCTCAGCTGA
- the metA gene encoding homoserine O-succinyltransferase codes for MPINVPSGLPAVKILAKEGIFVMTEKRAIHQDIRPLEILILNLMPDKIKTEIQLLRLLGNTPLQVNVTLLYTESHTPKHTPIEHILKFYTTFSAVKNRKFDGFIITGAPVELLPFEEVDYWDELTEIMEWSRHNVYSTMFICWAAQAGLYYFYGVPKYELPQKLSGVYKHKVAKETVLFRGHDDFFWAPHSRYTEIRKEDIMKISELEILAESDEAGVYVVANKSERQIFVTGHPEYDRYTLRDEYYRDINRNLKVPIPANYFPNDDPTKTPVLTWWSHAHLFFSNWLNYCIYQKTPYRLEDIH; via the coding sequence TTGCCAATAAACGTTCCAAGTGGTCTTCCTGCCGTTAAGATTCTGGCAAAAGAAGGAATCTTTGTGATGACAGAAAAGAGGGCGATACACCAGGATATTCGCCCTCTTGAAATACTCATCCTGAACCTGATGCCAGACAAGATAAAGACGGAGATTCAGCTTCTTAGACTCCTTGGAAACACCCCTCTCCAAGTGAATGTGACCTTACTCTACACCGAATCCCACACACCCAAACACACTCCCATCGAGCACATTTTGAAATTCTACACAACCTTTTCTGCTGTAAAGAACAGAAAGTTCGACGGGTTCATCATCACAGGAGCCCCCGTGGAACTGCTACCTTTTGAAGAAGTGGATTACTGGGATGAGCTCACAGAGATCATGGAGTGGAGCCGTCACAACGTGTATTCGACCATGTTCATCTGCTGGGCGGCTCAGGCAGGGTTGTATTACTTCTACGGTGTACCGAAGTACGAACTACCCCAGAAGCTCTCGGGTGTTTACAAGCACAAAGTTGCGAAGGAAACGGTCCTCTTCAGGGGGCACGATGATTTCTTCTGGGCACCGCACTCCAGATACACGGAGATCAGAAAAGAAGACATAATGAAGATTTCGGAGCTAGAAATCCTTGCGGAATCAGACGAGGCCGGAGTTTATGTGGTTGCAAACAAAAGCGAAAGACAGATATTCGTGACAGGACATCCAGAGTACGACAGATACACCCTGAGAGATGAATACTACAGAGATATAAACCGCAATCTGAAAGTACCCATACCAGCCAACTATTTTCCAAACGACGATCCGACGAAAACACCTGTTCTCACCTGGTGGAGTCATGCCCATCTTTTCTTCAGCAACTGGCTGAATTACTGTATATATCAGAAGACACCTTACAGACTGGAAGACATTCACTGA
- a CDS encoding O-acetyl-L-homoserine sulfhydrylase: MDWRKYGFNTRALHAGYEPPEPTTGSRAVPIYQTTSYVFKDSDHAARLFALEEPGFIYTRIGNPTVGVLEERIAALEGGVGALAVSSGQAAITYAILNIAGPGDEIVSGSALYGGTYNLFKHTLYRKSGIVVKFVDETDPKNVEEAITEKTKAVYLETIGNPGLTVPDFEAIAEIAHRHGIPLIVDNTVAPYIFRPFEHGADIIVYSATKFIGGQGTSIGGLIVDSGKFDWTNGKFPELVEPDPSYHGVSYVETFKEAAYIVKCRTQLLRDLGSCMSPFNAFLFILGLETLSLRMKKHCENALKVVEFLKTHPVVSWVNYPIVESNKTRENALKYLKEGYGAIVTFGIRGGKEAGKKFIDSLTLISHLANIGDARTLAIHPASTTHQQLTEEEQLKTGVTPDMIRLSVGIEDVEDIIGDLDQALRKSQEG; the protein is encoded by the coding sequence TTGGATTGGAGGAAGTACGGATTCAACACGAGGGCACTCCATGCGGGCTATGAACCCCCTGAGCCGACAACAGGTTCTAGAGCCGTTCCCATTTATCAGACGACCTCTTATGTCTTCAAAGATTCCGACCACGCTGCGAGACTGTTTGCCCTGGAGGAACCCGGGTTCATCTACACGAGAATCGGAAATCCAACGGTGGGTGTTCTTGAAGAGAGAATAGCGGCCCTGGAAGGTGGGGTCGGTGCTCTCGCTGTCTCCAGCGGACAGGCAGCCATCACGTACGCCATCCTGAACATAGCGGGGCCCGGTGATGAGATCGTCAGTGGAAGCGCACTGTATGGGGGAACATACAATCTCTTCAAACACACGCTGTACAGGAAGTCCGGAATTGTGGTGAAATTCGTGGATGAAACAGATCCGAAGAACGTGGAAGAAGCCATCACGGAGAAAACAAAAGCAGTGTACCTTGAAACCATTGGAAATCCGGGTCTTACGGTACCTGATTTTGAGGCAATAGCAGAAATCGCTCACAGGCATGGAATACCTCTCATCGTGGACAACACAGTGGCACCGTACATCTTCAGGCCGTTCGAACACGGAGCAGACATCATCGTGTATTCTGCTACGAAATTCATAGGAGGACAGGGTACATCGATCGGTGGGCTGATAGTGGACAGTGGAAAGTTTGACTGGACGAACGGAAAATTTCCAGAACTCGTGGAGCCGGATCCCAGCTATCACGGTGTGAGTTACGTGGAAACGTTCAAAGAAGCCGCCTACATAGTGAAGTGCAGAACGCAGCTTCTGAGAGATCTTGGAAGTTGTATGAGTCCGTTCAACGCATTCCTGTTCATTCTGGGACTCGAAACTCTGAGTCTGAGAATGAAAAAGCACTGTGAGAACGCACTCAAAGTCGTTGAATTCTTGAAGACGCACCCTGTGGTGAGCTGGGTCAACTATCCGATCGTTGAAAGCAACAAAACCAGAGAAAACGCCCTGAAATATCTTAAAGAGGGATACGGTGCCATAGTGACGTTCGGCATAAGAGGAGGAAAAGAGGCCGGAAAGAAGTTCATCGACAGTCTCACACTCATTTCCCATCTTGCCAACATCGGAGATGCAAGGACACTGGCCATCCATCCTGCTTCCACCACCCACCAGCAACTCACAGAAGAAGAGCAGTTGAAAACAGGAGTCACTCCGGATATGATAAGATTGTCTGTTGGAATAGAGGACGTGGAGGACATAATAGGAGATCTCGATCAGGCTCTCAGAAAATCTCAGGAGGGATGA
- a CDS encoding type III pantothenate kinase: MYLLIDVGNTHSVFSTTEDGKVFKRWRLSTGIFQTEDELFSHLYPLLGDAMRKIEGIGVASVVPTQNIVIERFSRKYFSMDPIWVKAKDGCVRWNVKNPGEIGADRVANVVGFVKEYESSGIIIDMGTATTVDLVVEGSYEGGAILPGLFMMVHSLFRGTAKLPLVEVKPADFVVGKDTEENIQLGVVNGTVYALEGIVKRIKGMYGELPVVLTGGQSKIVREILRHEIFDEDLTIKGVFHFCFGK, translated from the coding sequence GTGTATCTTCTGATAGATGTTGGAAACACCCATTCCGTTTTCTCCACAACGGAAGACGGAAAAGTTTTCAAAAGATGGCGCTTGTCCACAGGAATCTTCCAGACAGAGGACGAACTCTTTTCGCATCTGTATCCTCTTCTTGGTGATGCCATGCGTAAAATAGAGGGCATCGGAGTTGCTTCCGTTGTTCCCACTCAGAATATTGTTATAGAACGATTTTCAAGGAAGTATTTCAGCATGGATCCAATCTGGGTGAAGGCGAAGGACGGCTGTGTGAGATGGAACGTGAAAAACCCGGGGGAGATTGGAGCAGACAGGGTGGCAAACGTTGTGGGTTTCGTGAAAGAGTACGAAAGCAGCGGCATCATCATTGACATGGGAACCGCCACCACGGTGGATCTTGTAGTGGAGGGTTCTTACGAGGGTGGTGCCATACTTCCCGGGCTCTTCATGATGGTTCATTCACTCTTTCGAGGAACAGCGAAACTTCCACTCGTTGAGGTGAAACCGGCAGATTTTGTGGTGGGCAAGGATACGGAAGAGAACATACAACTCGGTGTTGTGAATGGAACGGTCTATGCCCTCGAGGGAATAGTGAAACGAATAAAAGGAATGTACGGCGAACTGCCGGTAGTCCTGACGGGAGGACAGTCGAAGATCGTTAGGGAAATCCTCAGACACGAGATCTTCGACGAAGACCTGACCATAAAGGGGGTGTTCCATTTCTGCTTCGGAAAATGA
- a CDS encoding radical SAM protein: MRVLLVNPWIHDFAAYDFWLKPLGLLYVARAMEWMGYEVHLVDLLNRHDPYLPRFVKVPKDKKYATGKFPSRVIEKPEILRFVPRKYKRYGAPPEFLDWRLREIGEVNLVMVTSTLSYWYPGVWETIRFLKKRYDVPIVLGGIYPRLFPKHASRSEALVFPFGDLVFLPSFLEKLGFPSKEIPENWFEVFDPMYELYERVGHLVFTTTLGCPFHCSYCAVHRLWKGLRVRSPERVVETVEKYLDMFQVEDIVFFDDAILASGRFKEVLKLIVRKNWKVHFHLPNGIHARLLDEETALLMKEANFKTIKLGYETSGKLQRETGGKVYDEDLVRAARILRKVGFSKEEVSAYIMVNMPGQTKEDVLEAVKVCLNEGIGVSVNEYTPIPGTEDWKKLVREKKLDPDVDPVLLNNTVLPFWWKYGMSSEEIQEIKRLVQDLKIRYSKAYTESRRSSDRKD; encoded by the coding sequence ATGAGAGTGCTCCTTGTGAATCCGTGGATCCACGACTTTGCAGCGTACGACTTCTGGCTGAAACCCCTTGGTCTCCTTTACGTTGCCCGTGCAATGGAATGGATGGGATACGAGGTTCACCTCGTGGATCTTCTCAACAGACACGATCCCTATCTTCCACGCTTTGTGAAAGTTCCAAAAGACAAAAAGTACGCTACCGGAAAGTTCCCGAGTAGAGTAATAGAGAAACCAGAGATTCTCCGCTTTGTCCCAAGGAAATACAAAAGATACGGAGCACCCCCGGAATTTCTGGATTGGAGACTCAGGGAGATAGGAGAGGTAAACCTTGTGATGGTCACCTCTACTCTGAGTTACTGGTATCCCGGTGTCTGGGAAACGATCCGTTTTCTGAAAAAACGCTACGATGTCCCGATCGTTCTGGGGGGAATATACCCAAGACTCTTTCCAAAACATGCGTCCAGAAGTGAAGCACTGGTCTTTCCTTTCGGTGATCTTGTTTTTCTTCCATCTTTTTTGGAAAAACTCGGATTTCCCTCGAAGGAGATACCGGAGAACTGGTTCGAAGTTTTCGATCCAATGTACGAACTCTACGAGAGGGTAGGGCACCTTGTTTTCACCACAACGCTTGGCTGTCCCTTTCACTGTTCCTATTGTGCAGTTCACAGACTCTGGAAAGGCCTCAGGGTGAGAAGTCCAGAGAGAGTGGTAGAAACTGTCGAGAAGTACCTGGACATGTTTCAGGTTGAGGACATCGTTTTCTTCGACGATGCGATACTGGCATCTGGACGATTCAAAGAAGTATTGAAACTCATCGTTAGAAAGAACTGGAAGGTGCACTTTCATCTTCCAAACGGAATACACGCAAGACTTCTCGATGAAGAAACCGCTCTTCTGATGAAAGAAGCGAACTTCAAGACCATAAAACTGGGATACGAAACCTCTGGAAAGCTCCAGAGAGAAACGGGAGGAAAGGTGTACGATGAAGATCTTGTGCGCGCTGCCCGAATTCTAAGAAAAGTTGGTTTCTCGAAAGAGGAAGTCTCAGCGTACATTATGGTGAACATGCCCGGTCAGACAAAAGAAGATGTGCTGGAGGCTGTAAAGGTTTGTTTGAACGAAGGGATCGGTGTATCGGTGAACGAGTACACCCCTATCCCGGGTACAGAGGACTGGAAAAAACTCGTCAGGGAGAAAAAACTGGATCCAGACGTTGATCCTGTCCTTTTGAACAACACGGTCCTTCCGTTCTGGTGGAAGTACGGAATGAGTTCGGAAGAGATACAGGAGATAAAACGGCTCGTTCAGGATCTGAAGATCAGATATTCGAAGGCATACACAGAATCTCGACGATCCTCAGATCGAAAAGATTAG
- a CDS encoding pyruvate kinase alpha/beta domain-containing protein: MILFREPGRTNTRKTLEIAIEKARNLPSRKLLIASATGYSAKMALEMAKDLKLIVVTHHTGFEEPDTQEFDENTRKLLKEKGHEVLTATHALSAGERCLRKKFGGIYPLEIIANALRMFSEGVKVAVEISLMAADAGLVRTTELVVACGGTESGLDSAVVIKPTNSSNLFDLRIVEILCMPSNI; the protein is encoded by the coding sequence ATGATTCTTTTCAGAGAGCCAGGAAGGACAAATACGAGGAAAACCCTGGAGATAGCAATCGAAAAGGCTCGAAATCTTCCTTCCAGGAAACTTCTGATAGCTTCCGCCACAGGGTACAGTGCGAAGATGGCACTGGAGATGGCGAAGGATTTGAAACTCATCGTGGTGACACATCACACCGGTTTCGAAGAGCCAGACACACAGGAGTTCGACGAGAACACAAGAAAACTTTTGAAAGAAAAAGGACATGAAGTTCTCACTGCCACTCACGCCCTCTCCGCTGGAGAGAGGTGTCTCAGAAAGAAGTTCGGAGGCATTTATCCTCTGGAGATCATAGCGAACGCCCTGAGGATGTTCAGCGAAGGTGTGAAGGTGGCTGTGGAGATATCCCTGATGGCGGCCGATGCAGGGCTTGTGAGAACGACGGAACTCGTCGTTGCCTGCGGGGGAACCGAAAGTGGTCTCGACTCCGCCGTAGTTATAAAACCGACGAACTCTTCTAATCTTTTCGATCTGAGGATCGTCGAGATTCTGTGTATGCCTTCGAATATCTGA
- a CDS encoding transglycosylase domain-containing protein, producing the protein MRKFFVSFLISAALVFSTLWGLYFLFTKDLPPPERKLVPTFRVFYSDGTPLFISRNVWIDLSNVPESFVNLLLTSEDEDFYRHPGFDLKGFIRAILVDIKTLSFSQGGSTLTQQLARTLYLSMDKSIARKLKEIFISFWLERARTKDEILEMYINSVYMGNGIYGFQTAALYYFGKNLWELSEPEMAVLVALIKSPENFNPEKNPEVSKKRAKIVLERMLSEGKIDQQTYQRHVEELSRLEFQTHRLTVDEELFWKIVREAQRAGFDLNELRHGYKVFLTLNRDLQERVFDIIQDEKTAFVAVKTKTGEIVAYRGVGIEYGTGWRQVGSSIKPLYYYYALLKGMNPSNLLLDLPVKVGDWEPENFDEKYRGMVSLEEAIVESRNIPSVLLYSYIQPENVKSFITETLKLRSRYPDDLTAALGTVETSPEELAKAYSAVFNGGVALQPYIIDRIVDRNGRVVYRGYPKVVSIVPSFVRTPQEASEIMKWIMKEVVERGTGVRARIPGKTVAGKTGTAGNNAWFIGGDDEYVAALVKDGKDLLGGRDCAPVWKEIVSDWKHLKGLLTYREVHGEKKLVIDDRTVDYIDYDRLVELLNEGSVELERIVEILKFMDYNHQIEFLSKVNAVDPVLSLEIWKKFLKEGG; encoded by the coding sequence ATGAGGAAGTTCTTTGTGTCTTTTTTGATCTCTGCCGCTCTTGTCTTCTCAACACTCTGGGGGCTTTATTTCCTTTTCACAAAAGACCTACCACCACCTGAAAGGAAGCTTGTTCCGACTTTCAGGGTATTCTACAGTGATGGAACACCACTTTTCATTTCCAGAAACGTCTGGATAGATCTTTCGAACGTACCAGAAAGTTTCGTAAACCTTCTTTTGACTTCTGAAGACGAAGATTTCTACAGGCATCCCGGGTTCGACTTGAAGGGTTTCATAAGGGCAATTCTGGTGGATATAAAAACCCTGAGCTTTTCACAGGGGGGAAGCACTCTCACCCAGCAACTTGCAAGGACTCTGTACCTTTCCATGGACAAATCCATCGCCAGAAAACTGAAAGAGATCTTCATCTCGTTCTGGCTCGAACGAGCGAGAACAAAAGATGAAATTCTGGAGATGTACATAAACTCCGTTTACATGGGAAACGGAATCTACGGATTTCAAACAGCGGCACTCTACTACTTTGGGAAAAACCTGTGGGAACTCTCCGAACCGGAAATGGCCGTCCTTGTTGCTTTGATCAAGTCTCCTGAAAACTTCAACCCCGAAAAGAACCCAGAAGTTTCCAAAAAAAGAGCAAAGATCGTACTCGAAAGGATGCTCTCGGAGGGAAAGATCGATCAACAAACGTACCAGAGACACGTCGAAGAGCTCTCAAGACTGGAATTCCAAACGCACCGGCTCACAGTGGATGAAGAGCTTTTCTGGAAGATCGTGAGGGAAGCTCAGAGGGCAGGCTTTGATCTGAACGAACTAAGGCACGGCTACAAGGTGTTTCTCACGCTGAACAGAGATTTGCAGGAACGAGTCTTTGACATCATCCAGGACGAAAAGACAGCCTTCGTTGCTGTGAAGACAAAGACGGGCGAGATAGTGGCCTATCGAGGAGTTGGTATCGAATATGGAACGGGCTGGAGACAGGTGGGATCCTCTATAAAACCACTGTATTACTACTACGCCCTTCTGAAAGGAATGAATCCTTCGAATCTTTTGCTCGACCTTCCTGTCAAAGTGGGAGACTGGGAACCGGAGAATTTCGATGAAAAATACAGGGGAATGGTCAGTCTCGAAGAGGCCATCGTGGAGTCCAGAAACATCCCCTCCGTGCTGCTCTACTCGTACATTCAGCCAGAGAACGTGAAATCCTTCATCACGGAGACATTGAAACTGAGATCCAGATACCCGGACGATCTCACGGCCGCTCTGGGAACCGTTGAAACATCCCCGGAAGAACTGGCGAAAGCATACTCGGCCGTTTTCAACGGAGGCGTTGCCCTCCAGCCCTACATCATAGACAGGATAGTGGATCGAAACGGAAGAGTCGTTTACAGAGGGTATCCAAAGGTCGTATCGATCGTACCGTCTTTCGTGAGAACGCCACAGGAAGCGAGCGAGATCATGAAATGGATCATGAAAGAAGTTGTGGAAAGAGGAACGGGTGTTCGAGCCAGAATTCCGGGAAAGACAGTGGCAGGAAAGACGGGAACGGCGGGAAACAACGCCTGGTTCATAGGAGGAGATGACGAGTACGTAGCTGCCCTGGTGAAGGATGGGAAGGATCTTCTTGGCGGAAGAGACTGTGCCCCCGTTTGGAAAGAGATCGTGTCAGACTGGAAACACCTCAAAGGCCTTCTCACGTACAGAGAAGTACACGGTGAGAAGAAACTTGTGATCGACGATCGAACTGTAGATTACATCGACTACGACAGGCTCGTTGAACTTTTGAACGAAGGAAGTGTTGAACTGGAAAGGATCGTGGAAATTCTCAAATTTATGGACTACAATCATCAAATAGAGTTTCTTTCAAAAGTAAACGCAGTGGATCCAGTTCTATCCCTCGAAATCTGGAAGAAATTTCTGAAGGAAGGGGGATGA
- a CDS encoding methylated-DNA--[protein]-cysteine S-methyltransferase — MKDLPGNIAVRVENGKVVEIKLGSDESNCPPEVKKELEEYFSGKRREFSFPVEIRGTLFQKKVWEEVRKIPYGETRTYGEIAEKLNTSPRAIGQALAKNPLPLYIPCHRVVSKRGPGGFSAGLEWKKFLIDLERDSR, encoded by the coding sequence ATGAAGGATCTTCCCGGAAACATCGCCGTTCGTGTTGAGAACGGAAAGGTTGTCGAAATAAAACTGGGAAGCGATGAGTCAAACTGTCCGCCTGAAGTGAAGAAAGAACTGGAAGAGTACTTTTCCGGCAAAAGAAGGGAGTTTTCTTTCCCGGTGGAGATCAGAGGAACTCTTTTTCAAAAGAAGGTCTGGGAGGAAGTGAGAAAGATTCCGTACGGTGAGACACGAACCTACGGTGAGATCGCAGAAAAACTCAACACCTCCCCACGAGCCATTGGACAGGCCCTTGCAAAAAATCCTCTTCCCCTCTACATACCGTGTCATCGGGTGGTTTCAAAGCGAGGACCTGGAGGGTTCAGTGCCGGTCTCGAATGGAAGAAATTTTTGATTGATCTGGAGCGAGATAGCCGATGA
- a CDS encoding thiamine diphosphokinase: MVCIFANGRYDEELDLSKCDRIVAVDGGANFLKSKNIVPDIFVGDADSVSEETMSWLKRHGVMMKLFPEEKDEIDLELALQQFESEEKIVFGWQGDRLDMILALFYLLKRFKNTILVSESLVIGYVEGKKILSARPGEKWSILPLGSDAEGVSLRGFKYTLKDAKMPVVKPYGVSNEAVSSEVEIEVKTGGVIFFRWKKEPL, from the coding sequence ATGGTGTGTATATTTGCAAACGGTCGCTACGATGAAGAGCTCGATCTCTCAAAATGTGACAGGATTGTAGCCGTAGATGGTGGGGCAAACTTTTTGAAATCGAAAAACATCGTTCCCGACATCTTCGTTGGAGATGCCGATTCGGTATCAGAAGAAACGATGAGTTGGCTGAAAAGACACGGTGTGATGATGAAACTGTTTCCAGAAGAAAAGGACGAAATAGACCTGGAACTTGCACTTCAACAGTTTGAAAGTGAAGAAAAGATTGTCTTCGGATGGCAGGGTGACCGCCTGGACATGATTCTTGCCCTCTTCTATTTGCTGAAACGCTTCAAAAACACTATTCTTGTGTCAGAAAGTCTGGTGATTGGATACGTCGAGGGGAAAAAGATTCTTTCTGCCAGACCAGGAGAAAAATGGTCCATACTTCCTCTTGGTTCTGATGCGGAAGGGGTGAGTCTCAGGGGATTTAAGTACACCCTGAAAGATGCAAAGATGCCTGTTGTAAAGCCATACGGTGTGAGCAACGAAGCAGTGTCCAGTGAGGTTGAGATAGAAGTCAAGACAGGAGGTGTGATCTTCTTCAGATGGAAGAAAGAACCCTTGTGA
- the dxr gene encoding 1-deoxy-D-xylulose-5-phosphate reductoisomerase, which yields MEERTLVILGATGSIGTQTLDVLRKIEGIRLVGISFHTNVELAKKIVKEFQVENVAVTGDVSFECNAKVWKGPHSLEDMMEALKPDITMVAVSGFSGLRAVLAALEHSRRVCLANKESLVCGGFLVKKKLEEKSVELIPVDSEHSAIFQVIEPGVQKIVLTASGGALRDWDPEKIETATPADVLKHPVWSMGTRITVDSATMVNKAFEVLEAMELFDLPFEKIDVKIHREGLVHGVVILPDGNVKMVISPPDMRIPISYSLLYPERAALGSFSLETMKLSFEPVDPKRYPTFFLLNQIKNSYALRTAFNAADEVAVDAFLKGKIKFGGIHRIIERTLERIDGYPEPENLEEVEQIHAEARKTAERVTEWLSSTSS from the coding sequence ATGGAAGAAAGAACCCTTGTGATACTGGGAGCAACGGGCTCTATAGGAACACAGACGCTCGACGTTTTGAGAAAGATAGAGGGTATCCGACTAGTGGGGATCTCCTTTCACACGAACGTGGAACTGGCGAAAAAAATTGTGAAAGAATTTCAGGTGGAAAACGTTGCCGTCACCGGTGATGTTTCTTTTGAGTGCAACGCGAAGGTCTGGAAGGGACCTCACTCACTGGAGGATATGATGGAAGCGCTGAAGCCAGATATCACGATGGTGGCGGTGTCTGGGTTCAGTGGCTTGAGAGCCGTTCTGGCTGCTCTGGAGCACTCCAGAAGGGTCTGTCTTGCAAACAAGGAATCTCTCGTCTGTGGAGGATTCCTTGTGAAAAAGAAATTGGAGGAAAAAAGTGTCGAACTGATCCCTGTGGATAGCGAACACAGTGCGATATTTCAGGTGATCGAGCCGGGCGTTCAGAAAATCGTTCTGACAGCATCGGGTGGCGCCCTCAGGGATTGGGATCCGGAAAAAATAGAGACTGCAACGCCGGCCGACGTGCTGAAACATCCCGTCTGGAGCATGGGAACACGCATCACGGTGGATTCCGCCACGATGGTGAACAAGGCTTTTGAAGTTCTGGAAGCGATGGAACTCTTCGATTTGCCCTTTGAGAAGATAGACGTGAAAATACACAGAGAGGGGCTGGTTCATGGAGTCGTTATACTGCCCGATGGGAATGTGAAGATGGTGATTTCACCGCCGGACATGAGAATTCCCATAAGTTACTCTCTTCTCTATCCAGAACGTGCTGCCCTCGGATCTTTTTCCCTCGAGACGATGAAACTCTCCTTCGAGCCGGTAGACCCGAAAAGATACCCGACTTTCTTTTTGCTGAATCAGATAAAAAACTCCTACGCCCTCAGAACAGCCTTCAACGCGGCGGATGAAGTAGCGGTTGACGCATTCTTGAAGGGTAAAATAAAGTTTGGAGGAATACACAGGATCATAGAAAGAACTCTTGAGAGGATCGATGGGTATCCGGAACCGGAGAACCTGGAAGAAGTGGAACAGATCCATGCTGAAGCACGAAAAACCGCAGAAAGGGTGACAGAATGGTTGTCGTCTACTTCATCCTGA